The sequence below is a genomic window from Synechococcus sp. PCC 7335.
TGGCGATGTTACTCGCAATATCACCTTAGGCGAAGACTATCGTTTCGAGCAGGTACAACATGCGGCCGAGCAGACTAATGTCGCTAGCTTTATTGAGGCATTGCCCCAAGGATATGGCACTACGCTACGCGAACGCGGCACCAACCTTTCCGGTGGGCAAAAACAGCTACTCGCCTTCGCTCGCGCGGCAATTCGCAATCCCGGTATCCTCGTTCTAGATGAAGCCACTGCCAACCTAGATGTGGGTACCGAAGCCACTATTCAATCGGCCTTGGACAAGCTTCTAGAAGATCGCACGGCGATTATCATCGCGCATCGCCTTTCCACCATCCGTAACGTTGATCGCATTCTGGTGCTAAAGCAAGGTCACCTGATCGAACAGGGCAGCCACGACGAGCTGTTAAACCAGGACGGCCTCTACGCCAGCCTCTACAAATTACAGATGTTGGGTCAATAGGGTTGAATTAGTAGGGTTGAATTAGCTAGTACAAGATTTATCAGCAAGATAGCCCTAATCAGCAAGATGGCTTGAGGAACGAAACCTAACATCCGATAATCAAAACACTTTCCCATACCAATCACCACACCAATTCCGATGGTCACCACAAAGCACGTCGAGTTCAACGGTTCGCAGCTATTACAGCAGCTGATCGAAAAGCGATCGCTCACCCAGGCCCAAGCCGAAGCACTGATGGACAGCTGGCTATCGGAGACCCTCTCACCTATTCTTTCTAGCGCTATCCTCACCGCTATTCAAAGCAAAGGCGTAACCGGAGATGAGCTCGCGGGTATGGCCCGCGTCTTACAAGGTCAATCCCTTGGCGGCATGTTAGTAGATCCAGACCTACCGACCCCTCGTATTGACACCTGTGGCACAGGTGGCGACGGCTCTTCTACCTTCAATATCTCTACCGCCGTTACCTTTGTTGCCGCAGCCGCCGGTATCGCAGTGGCCAAACATGGCAATCGCTCCGCGTCTAGTAAAGTTGGATCAGCGGACGTTCTTGAAGCGCTAGGGGTGGATCTTACTGCCCCTAGTGAAAAATCAAAAGCTGCACTTAAGGAAGTCGGCGTCACTTTTCTGTTTGCCAGAGGGTGGCATCCAGCTATGAAAGCCGTGGCGCCCTTGCGCGGTGAGCTGAAAGTCCGCACTGTTTTCAATCTACTGGGGCCGCTGGTTAATCCGTTACGGCCTACGGGCCAAGTCATCGGGGTATATCACCCTGCAGTCATCGAGCCGATGGCAACCGCACTCAAACAGCTAGGCACTCAGCAGGCAATGGTCTTGCACGGTAGAGAAACTCTAGATGAAGCAGGTCTAGGCAAACCCACAGATGTCTCAATTGTCAGTAACGGCATTGTGACTCAAGCAGTCTTGAACCCTGAAGCGCTAGGGCTGACTCCAGCGCCTTTGTCAGATCTAAAAGGGGGAGAGCTAGAAGAAAATACCACTATCTTGCGCAATGTATTGCAAGGCAAAGGCACCCAGGCTCAGACAGATGCCGTCGCTTTGAACGCAGCCCTAGCGCTAAAAGTAGGTGGATTAGCTGAAGGTGATACCTTCGAAACAGCCTGTGCTAACGGTGTTAGCCAAGCTCAAGAAATTATCAAAAGCGGTGCTGCCTGGGAGAAGTTAGAGCAGCTTGTTGCTTTTCTCAAAAGCTAGAATCTAAAGGGCTAGACCCACTCAGGACTTTAATAAGCTTAGGGCTATACAGGGAACGCCGATTCCACTTAGCTCTAACCCAAGGGCTGAAGCTCCCGTTGCCAGACAGCAGATGCCTTAGCCCCTCCGAAAATGGAATGTTTTTCTAGGGACGACTAGCTATTGAACAGCGTGCCGCTCTATCCAGCCGCGCATCTTTCCAGGGTTGAGTAAGCCGTAGGGATCGACTTTTTCCTTGAAGTTCAGTTGATTTTCATCAATAGTTTTTCGTCCGCCATCTTCGAGTACATAAGTATGCGGATTAGCGATAAATGCACCCTTTTCCTCATGGTAGCGAATGATATCGGCGAGTCTTTCTGGGGTGGTATAGCGAACGAGCTGAAGCGCAGTGGGAACAATTCGGCCTTGCGAGCGTACATACTCTAAATGCATCATCACCTCATCGCCGAAATGCTCGTACATATGCTGCAAAAGGGTTAGATCTGGATCATAAGGGAATACAGTTTGTAGGTAGGTTAACGTTTCATCCACGTTACGGGCATGAAGCGTCGTATGGTTCCAGCTAAATTCTGCGATCGCCGCGCCCTTACTCGCAGACTGGGCGTCTTTCTCGTAGGTGATTTCGCCATCCCACTCTTTCGATAATGCTCTTACGGCTTCTATATCAGCCTCTGAAACAATCAGTAATACAGCCGCTTTCCCATCGGGTAGAGAGTCTTTGAGCGCATTGAAGTAGCTAGGAATGGGCCAGGCATGAATACTAATTAGCTTCTTAATGATGCCATCCGCATCACCTAAGGCCTGGCCAAACCAAGCAGCTCTCATGAACTCATCGAAGGTAACAATCATCTCAGCCCAAGGGTAAGCCGGACCAAGCGGGATTTCGAGTTCGGTGATGATGCCGTTTGTACCATAAGCGTGACTTACTTGCTGGACGGCGTCACCGCGCAGTTCAATCACCCGCGGTGAATCTTCCATAGTGACGACTCTCACAGCCTGCACGCTGCCGCGATCTGCTAGCTGACCATACATGACCGAACCAATACCGCCACTACCACCACCAACAAATCCACCAATTGTCGCGGTTCGGTAGGTCGAAGGTGCCATTCTAATTTCCCAACCCTGAGGGCGAGTTACCCGGTCGATTGCAGCTAGCTTGGCGCCGGCCTCTACACAGGCCCGCCCGGGTGCTACTGATTTCACAGCAGTCATGGCACTTAAATCTAAAATGACGCCACCCACCAGCGGAATGGCTTGACCGTAGTTTCCCGTACCCGCACCCCGTACAGTCAGGGGCACTTTGGCATCGACGCAGGCTTTAGCGGCCCTAAGTACCTCAGCCTCGTTCTTAGGTCGTAAGACCAAATCGCCCACTTTATCCCCTAGTTGCTCTACTAACACAGGGCTGAAGTAGTAGTAGTCTTTCGAAAGTTTGCCAACCTGAATGGGATCTAGCAACGTTTCGATAGGGCTCAGCGATCGAGCAAATTGCTGCCAGTCAATCGAACGGACATTGGAGTAGCGGCTAGCAAAGTCTGCTTGAGATGAGGCCTGTGAAGAGCCGTACGCTGAGGCAGTCATAGGAATCGAAGGGATAGAAACAGCAATTTGGGAAGGGTTAAAGAATCATCAATCTTAGTCGACTCAGTAGGAACCATCCCGTAGGCTTGAAGCACATGTACCGAGGCATCAGAGGAAACTGACAGTGCAGACGAACAAAGGTTTTTTTGAGAAGCTGTTTGATCTATCCTTCTCTTCATTCATCGCTCCTCAGATTGTAGGCGTTCTTTACATTCTAGGATTGCTCATTGGCGCTTTGTTTACGCTGTGGTCTGTCTTTACTGCCTTCATGGTTGCCGGATTCGTGGAGGGTGTAGGTATGCTTGTTTTTGGACTGATTGGGCTGTTGATCTATGCCATCTTTCTAAGGGTTTCGTTGGAGAGTTTTGTTGCTATTATTCGCACTGCTGAAAGTACACGTGTTCTGGCGGAAGATGTGTTGAGCAAAAGAGGTATTGAGCAAGAGAACGGATAACCACTGGAACATCAAGTGACGTACTTATACGGAGTGAGAAGTAGGCACGAATTGCCAATTATTAGAAGGTAAGTAGTCGCATCGGTCTCATAGTCTACTCACGCGCTTTCTAAAAACACGCTTTTTCCTAAACTCATGACACCTGTTAATCCCAACGCCAAGTTTCCAATCTGGGAATATCTCAGCCAACCTATTGGCCAAGCGAACTACACAGTGATCGTAAATCCTCGAAAGTATTGGAGACAAAGCAAGCTACGCCATATTGAACGCTGCTGGATCACATCGTATGTACCTCAAGGTCGAACAATGCGATAGCTGTAGATTAGTGATGCTCAAGAAGCGTTGTGGTTTAGGCGAACCATAGCGCTTTTTCAATTGAGAGCGTGAGGAAAAACGGTAGTTGTGGAAGTCATGAACTAAACTCACAGCTCAATACAATCAACGCCTGAATATCTATCCCATGCACTCTTGAATCATTCGATTTGAGCAGTCTGACTAAGCGCGGTTTTAGTGTTCTCCCAATCGGTAATCGTATCTTCTAGCCATAGCCAGTTTGCACTAAGTGCTTTTGCATCAAAGTCGGCGGGCGCCTGACCACGGACCTGTCGGTAAGCAGATTTAGCTTGTCCTAATAAATATTCTTTTTGAGTAGCATCGGTTTCTATTTCTGATAGAGATAGCGACGCGATCGCAATGCCGGCATAGGCATTAAGTGCATATTCGCCAAAGGTTTTATCAGAGAAATAGGCGCCTTTGGCCGTGGCCTGTCGCTCAGCTAGCTCAACCGCTCGCTGCCAGGAGTCTAGCGCTGACTGGTTGAGGCCCTGAGCATGTTGAGCAAAGCCTAAAGCCATGACAATCTCCATCCAATCCGACTCACTTTCTAAGGCAGTTTCCCAAGCGCGCATCGCATCTTCAACAGAGTAATCGTCGCTATTCTGCTTGACGAGTTCCCAATGCGATCGCCCCTTTAGAAAAGCAATTACAGCGTCTTTTTGCTGCGTTGGGCTAGCAGATTGAAGCGCTGCAAGTACCTCAGAAAATCGCTTTTCATCAATCAAGGACTTTATAGCAACTGTGGCTTGATCTAGATCATTTTCAGCCAATGCAGTATCTACTCGGGTAGGTATCGGTGCCCCTGCACGCTGGGCGGGAGAGGTATTGTCTTGGTTCCTTTGCAGCCAGCTTACTGCTGTCACACTAAAGAACACCAGCAGCGCGATTGCCATCACCCCAGGGAGCGTCAAGATCTTCGTATGCAGCGTATGGCTGCGATCACGTCGTTCGCCAACTAGTTCGGGTAGTTTTTTTGATGGGCTATGAGAATCTGCCACAGGAGGGACGGTATTTGATTCTTCCTCAAAGCCAGTGAGCTTACTGCCTGCTGGCTCGCTCAAGCCATTCTGTGTCTCTCTATGCGCAGACAGTGTCGCTGCAGAAATTTCTTTCTCGTTTGTCTCGTCTGGCAAAGCCTCGGGCCAATCACTCGCGTTTTCTTGAGGTTGTAAATTGGAGTCATCTACATTAGCGGCGTCTTTAATTGCAGAAGAGGATTGGGAACGCGTAGTCGTCTCCATCCGCTTAGCCACTAAGCCTCGGAGATTTCTGCGCTCAGAGCGATTTCCTTCTAACATCCTTCCCTTTGGTGACCTATCTTCAAAGGAATCAATATGTGCATCGAGCAAGCTAGTCTCCTCTAAAGCTTCCTTTGGCTTAATTAGATCCGGATCAACTAAACAGCCATCAAACTGAGGATGCATATAGAGCGTTGGTAGTACCCAATAAAACTGATGAGACCCATAGGCAGAAATTAGCCCCTGCCGAGCTCGATTCAAACTCAAGTCAATAGCCAGACCTCTTTTCAGATTGCGATACAGCAGCTGGGTAAAAGTGATGGCCACCTGGTCAGGAATGCGTTCGGTCATCGCAATTACGGCGGGCATTCCTCGGATGACTAGCGCTTGGACCAGATTTTGCGCTTGCCAGCCATTTGCTTGAGCGCCAGAACTATGGCTACCTTGACAAGAGTTAAAGACGGCTAGCTTGATGCCGTTGTTTACGAGTAGGCCAGCCAAATCTTCACCGCTTAGTCTCTCAGTCAATCCGGTTTGACGACTGACCAAATACAGATCGCCACCAGCAGTACCTGTGCTGCTGTGGCCCGCATAGTGCAACGCCTGATAGTTCCCTCGCTCGAGCGCTTGGGTCAGTTCTGCCCGTCCAGGCTGCTCTAATATTGTCAACTGAATGTTTACAGACAAACCATCTGCATCTGCATCAGCAATCTGAGGATGAAGCTCCGCCTGAAGGCGGTGAGCTTCTTGCCTAAGCTTCAGGCGCTCTTGATCATTGGGCGCAGCAACAACCATCAAGATTCGCAGTCGCTGAGTCTTTTTGGTTGGTTGAACTGGCAAGCCAGAATGAAGCTGGTGGCGAATGGGAATGTAGCGCGAAAAAACAACGTCAGTACCGGCAGTCAAGGGGCGATTGCCTGCGTGTAGCGCTTCCCAAGGTAGCTGCTGAAGACGGCTATCTTTGATACCAATGCGTAGGCGCAACAGAGCCTGTCGATTTTGAGCGACGCCTTGAGCAGTGAGCCAACTATCACGTAGCTGACCTTTGAATAGTTCGTCATGAAGTGTCTGACCGAAATGAACAAGATCAGATCGAGCGGCGCTTACGCTCGGCGGCTGTCCTTCCAACAAACTCAATAGCGGATCGTGGATCAGCGCCTTAGTCTGTTCTATCCAGGAAGCTACCGGCCATTCCAGCTTTTCTTCAGCTAGCTGTACGCCTCTGGCAACCTTCTCTGTGCGTACCCAGTATTGATCGTCGCCTACGGTAGTAATGGATAGCTCAAATTCCTGTATCACAGCTACTCTTGTCCTTTGACACTCACGCCAATGTCTTCGACAACGTTCTGTCGCCACACCTTTCCTTCAGGCACCAGCCTTCACCTACGCATTATCGATGACGCCCTGTATCTATGCATACCAGGACATCAAAACAGCACTGATATTTCATACAAAGCATGAGCTATTTGAAGCATTGGCAATATGGAGTGGCAATCTAAGTACTACTCACAAGTTAAAAGTCACATCGTCTTTTCAAAGCCACCAGCGTCTGATCAATTTGTCAATACCGTACATAGACAAACATCTCTAGCCAGAAGTTAGGTAAATCTGAAGAGGAAAAAATGACTTGCTATCTTAAGGGACATTTGTGAGCAAAGTTTACATATATTGATAAGACTGCTTTAAAATCCGTGAAGAGACATATAAGTTCACGTTCAATTTTTGGACTACTGACTCCTAGCTGCTTCTTTGACTAGCCGCTCCTTTGAAGACTCCTTCGCACAGCACCCGATTAATCGTGACTGCAACATACGCTACGCCTCAGTATCCATTACAGTCCCAATCGGAGCCCCTGACAGATCAGCTCTTCGATCCACCAGAGGCAGTAAACTTCTCATCGGCGCTAGGTGAAAACCTTCAGTCACTATCTACATACTCACCGCTAGCCAATGGCAGCCGCTTTTCAAAAGCGGATATCAAACAGAGTCTTAAGGCCTCAACAATGGATGGCACCCTCTCTTCTGTCTTTGAGAGCATTGTTAGAGGCGTTTTAATTAGCAACTTTCTGCTGGGATTAGGGGCAGGCGCATTTGAGATAGGCCTGCTGAGTTCTATCCCAATGGTGGCCCATCTGCTACAGCCACTCGGGGCATATTTCTCAGAAAAGACAACAAGCCGCCACCGCTATTGTCTTTGGATCTATGGCCTTTCTAGGGTGCTATGGCTGCTGCCAGCAGTAGGTATCTTTGCCTTTACTCACGGTCGGATAGACGCACATGAGTTGACCCTACTGACGATGGTTGTATTGGCACTCAGTAATGTTTTGGATTCAGTTGGCTGTGCGTCCTGGATGAGCTGGATGGCAGTTTTAGTACCCACTCAATTGCGAGGTCGGTACTTTAGCTTACGGCGATCGCTTGCTAGTTTGGCAGCGCTGCTGACAATTCCGGTTGGTGGTTGGCTAGTTTCTGGCTGGCTTGGCGGCGAGATTGAGGGCTACGGCGTTGTCTTAATAGTAGCGGTGCTACTAGGATTAGGCAGTTTGGGTTTTCAATTTTGGATGCGCGATGTCAATCCACAAGCAGAAGCCAACGACCATCGGCTATCTGAGTCAGAAAACAAATTAAACAATGAATCGGAAGAGGACATCGTAAAGAGTAGAAGCAGCAAGAGTAGAAGCAGCAGATTGTTAGAGACGACAAGTGTGTTGGGCGATCGCAACTTCCTGACGCTTCTACTTTTTCTAGGAATCTGGACGTTCGGACTCAATCTCAGTGCACCTTTTTTCAATTTCTATTTGCTCAGCAGTCTGAACATCGACGTACGCTGGGTCACTATCTACAGCAGTCTCATCTATGGCGCATTCTTTTTGACCATTATGCTATGGGGGCGCATAGCCGATCGAATTGGCAATCGCCCGGTACTGATGATCAACGGCTTTCTAATGGCTGTTCTACCCTTACTCTGGCTCTATACGGACAATAGTGTGCTATCGCTATGGTTGATTCTGCCACTGCTGCACAGCTTGCAGGGGGGAACGGTTGCCGCGCTAGATCTTTGTCTATCTAATATTCAGATGGAGCTAGCACCTAGGGCCAAACAGTCAAATTACTTTGCGATCGCAGCAGCTGTCATCGGAGTTACAGGTGCATTAGGAGTCACTGTTGGCAGCGTTCTTGCAGAACTACCTAGCTTTGACTTACCAGCGATATTTGTCGTCTCTGGTTTAGTTCGGTTCGCTAGCCTGGTACCGCTATACTTTGTTCACGAATCTCGCGCGCTTCCAGTCAGACAGCTAGTTCAAAATCAACTGCAAAGACTACTGGGTATCATAGGCCAAACCCTATCGCCTCTTTTAGAAGCCGAAGCGACGGAAGAAACTGTATGGTTCAAGCTAGAAAGCCTAGGAATCCGACTGCGCTAGAAAATGAACTAGGTGAGTGGCTAGGCAAGTGGCTAAGCGAGTAATTCACTACAATTTGTATGTCTAACCCAAACAGTCACCAGACAGTCATTTGTACCCTCTCGCCCTATGGTTGTTGCGCTGCCTAACTCCTCTGACCCTGCTGAAATAAAAGCAGAAAGAGACCGTCACATCCGGGTTTTGACGGACAGTCTCCGGCCTGGGCAAAGGGCGTTAGCGCAATGGCGCTCCGGTCCGCTAGCCGTTTCAGCAGTGCCCGGATCAGGCAAATCCACCGGTATGGCAGCAGGCGCGGCAATCGCGATCGCTCATCATCAGCTGCACGCGCGTAAGCAGCTCGTTCTTGTTACCTTTACTCGCTCCGCCGCGGCTAGCCTCAAAGCAAAGGTCCGCAAACACCTCAAGGATCTTCGTCTGCCACAGAATAGCTTCGTTGTTCATACCTTGCATGGGCTAGCGTTAAACATTGCCACCCGACACCCTGAAATCTCTAATATCAACCTTCCTAGTCTAGATTCAGACGGTACTACCCTAGTTTCTCCTACTCAAAGCCACCGACTAATTCGAATGGCTGTCGAACGGTGGATAGAGGAAAATCCCTCCATGTATCAGCAGCTGCTCGAAGGGCAAAGCTTTGACGGTGAAGAAGCTGAACGGCTCAGACGATTGAGCGTACTACGTACGGAAGTCTTGCCGGGACTAGCCTACACCGTTATTCACGAGGCGAAAAGCTCAGGGCTGTTGCCAGATGCGCTGATGGAGATTGCTCAGAGGATGACAGTTAGGCTCGAAGAGGATGCTGTTGACTATGCTGTCGTCGTAATTGCAGCAGGGCTCTACGCGCACTATCAGACGCTGCTTTCTAGCCAAGGGCTAATCGATTATGACGATATGATCCTAGCGGCGCTGAAGACATTAGCAGAGCCCGATATTCGTCAGCTATGGCAAAGCCGGATATTCGCCATCTTTGAAGACGAGGCTCAAGACTCTTCGCCTTTACAAACGCAGCTACTAGAAGCTTTAGCAGGGGATGCAGCTGATCCGACCAGGCCATTAAATCTAGTCCGAGTAGGCGATCCCAATCAGGCGATCAATTCGACATTCACACCCGCAGATCCTGTATTTTTCAATCAGTTTTGCGATGCTTGTGCTCAAGGGGAATCCGGTGGGAAGCTAGCGACGATTGAGCAGGCAGGTCGAAGCTGCGATCGCATCATGGCCGCAGCCAACTTTGTTCTAAGCTGGGTTAACCGCCACAGTCCTAGCGCTCCATTCCGCAGTCAGGAAATTCTACCTGTTGGTCCTGGCGATCCTCAGCCTGATGCCAATCCCGCTCCGATTGGCGGTGGCGTTGAGATCGTTAGGCCCAAGACAGTCATCAACAGTGTTCAGCAGCTAGCCAAGCGGATCAGCGCTATCTATCAGGAGAATAGCGAGCTGACGATGGCTGTACTAGTACGAGAAAGTCGGCAGGGAAAGTTCGTTCGCGAGATTCTAGAGGACCCTGAGCGGCTCGGATTCGACTTTGGTGAGACAGGAATTGAACTTTACGACGTGGGGGAGCGCGATCGCCAGAACCATGTCCCTAGAGAGATGCTCACCCTGTTACAGTTCATCGAACGGCCTCATTCTCCAGACAACATTAAGGCGGCTCTTCGTGTTCTCGTTTCACGTCAACTCATCCCCACCCAAGATCTCAATTCGCTGGCCACTAATCCCGAGCAATTTCTCTATCCAGGGCCGCTAGACGAACCACCTGATGATTCCGCAGCCCGGAAAGCCCGTCGATACTGCGCGGCGTTGATTCGTGCCAGACTCGAACTTCCTGCCTATCATCTGATCCCCTTTCTTGGCTTGACCTTGCAATACAACCAAAGCGAACTGGCTACCGCTGATAAGCTCGCGGCACGTATAGCTCAACAGACCCTTGAAGACAGCACACTTTCGGCCATGCTAGGGGCGCTCCAAGAACTCCTAGGAAGCGAGAGCTTTCGTGCCATTGAAGCTGAGAACGCTGAACTACAGTACGCTCAACCTGGTCGGCTCACAATTATGACGATGCATAAAGCTAAAGGGTTGGACTGGGATGTTGTCTGCCTTCCATTTCTGCACAAGCGCAATATCCCCGGCGAGTCTTGGGTTCCACCACAGACGCAATTTCTAGGTAAGTTCTCGCTCGATGAAGTTGCTCGCGCCCAGCTTCGTACCTATACTCATGGCGTCTACGCCCAAGATCGTAAACCCGCTCCGATTCCTAATATTGAAGACGCTTGGCAGCAGGCCACTAACCTGAAACGAGCTGAAGAATTTCGCCTACTCTATGTCGCCATGACCCGGGCAAAAAAGCTGCTGTGGATATCAGCTGCTAAACAAGCTCCTTTCACTTGGAGCAAACCTAGTAGCTTACAGGACGCAGAGATGAGCCCTGTAATTACAGCCCTAGCTCAGACCTCTTCTGCCGTTGCCTGATCCAATACCGTCTGAAAACAGGCTTCGCCTACTGCCGAAGGAGAACAGTCCCGGTCGCCTAGCAGAAATTCTCCTACTGTTTGAATGTCTTCTAGCGGCTTAGAAAAAC
It includes:
- a CDS encoding MFS transporter — protein: MTATYATPQYPLQSQSEPLTDQLFDPPEAVNFSSALGENLQSLSTYSPLANGSRFSKADIKQSLKASTMDGTLSSVFESIVRGVLISNFLLGLGAGAFEIGLLSSIPMVAHLLQPLGAYFSEKTTSRHRYCLWIYGLSRVLWLLPAVGIFAFTHGRIDAHELTLLTMVVLALSNVLDSVGCASWMSWMAVLVPTQLRGRYFSLRRSLASLAALLTIPVGGWLVSGWLGGEIEGYGVVLIVAVLLGLGSLGFQFWMRDVNPQAEANDHRLSESENKLNNESEEDIVKSRSSKSRSSRLLETTSVLGDRNFLTLLLFLGIWTFGLNLSAPFFNFYLLSSLNIDVRWVTIYSSLIYGAFFLTIMLWGRIADRIGNRPVLMINGFLMAVLPLLWLYTDNSVLSLWLILPLLHSLQGGTVAALDLCLSNIQMELAPRAKQSNYFAIAAAVIGVTGALGVTVGSVLAELPSFDLPAIFVVSGLVRFASLVPLYFVHESRALPVRQLVQNQLQRLLGIIGQTLSPLLEAEATEETVWFKLESLGIRLR
- a CDS encoding ATP-dependent helicase, which produces MVVALPNSSDPAEIKAERDRHIRVLTDSLRPGQRALAQWRSGPLAVSAVPGSGKSTGMAAGAAIAIAHHQLHARKQLVLVTFTRSAAASLKAKVRKHLKDLRLPQNSFVVHTLHGLALNIATRHPEISNINLPSLDSDGTTLVSPTQSHRLIRMAVERWIEENPSMYQQLLEGQSFDGEEAERLRRLSVLRTEVLPGLAYTVIHEAKSSGLLPDALMEIAQRMTVRLEEDAVDYAVVVIAAGLYAHYQTLLSSQGLIDYDDMILAALKTLAEPDIRQLWQSRIFAIFEDEAQDSSPLQTQLLEALAGDAADPTRPLNLVRVGDPNQAINSTFTPADPVFFNQFCDACAQGESGGKLATIEQAGRSCDRIMAAANFVLSWVNRHSPSAPFRSQEILPVGPGDPQPDANPAPIGGGVEIVRPKTVINSVQQLAKRISAIYQENSELTMAVLVRESRQGKFVREILEDPERLGFDFGETGIELYDVGERDRQNHVPREMLTLLQFIERPHSPDNIKAALRVLVSRQLIPTQDLNSLATNPEQFLYPGPLDEPPDDSAARKARRYCAALIRARLELPAYHLIPFLGLTLQYNQSELATADKLAARIAQQTLEDSTLSAMLGALQELLGSESFRAIEAENAELQYAQPGRLTIMTMHKAKGLDWDVVCLPFLHKRNIPGESWVPPQTQFLGKFSLDEVARAQLRTYTHGVYAQDRKPAPIPNIEDAWQQATNLKRAEEFRLLYVAMTRAKKLLWISAAKQAPFTWSKPSSLQDAEMSPVITALAQTSSAVA
- a CDS encoding FAD-binding oxidoreductase, producing MTASAYGSSQASSQADFASRYSNVRSIDWQQFARSLSPIETLLDPIQVGKLSKDYYYFSPVLVEQLGDKVGDLVLRPKNEAEVLRAAKACVDAKVPLTVRGAGTGNYGQAIPLVGGVILDLSAMTAVKSVAPGRACVEAGAKLAAIDRVTRPQGWEIRMAPSTYRTATIGGFVGGGSGGIGSVMYGQLADRGSVQAVRVVTMEDSPRVIELRGDAVQQVSHAYGTNGIITELEIPLGPAYPWAEMIVTFDEFMRAAWFGQALGDADGIIKKLISIHAWPIPSYFNALKDSLPDGKAAVLLIVSEADIEAVRALSKEWDGEITYEKDAQSASKGAAIAEFSWNHTTLHARNVDETLTYLQTVFPYDPDLTLLQHMYEHFGDEVMMHLEYVRSQGRIVPTALQLVRYTTPERLADIIRYHEEKGAFIANPHTYVLEDGGRKTIDENQLNFKEKVDPYGLLNPGKMRGWIERHAVQ
- a CDS encoding CHAT domain-containing protein; the protein is MIQEFELSITTVGDDQYWVRTEKVARGVQLAEEKLEWPVASWIEQTKALIHDPLLSLLEGQPPSVSAARSDLVHFGQTLHDELFKGQLRDSWLTAQGVAQNRQALLRLRIGIKDSRLQQLPWEALHAGNRPLTAGTDVVFSRYIPIRHQLHSGLPVQPTKKTQRLRILMVVAAPNDQERLKLRQEAHRLQAELHPQIADADADGLSVNIQLTILEQPGRAELTQALERGNYQALHYAGHSSTGTAGGDLYLVSRQTGLTERLSGEDLAGLLVNNGIKLAVFNSCQGSHSSGAQANGWQAQNLVQALVIRGMPAVIAMTERIPDQVAITFTQLLYRNLKRGLAIDLSLNRARQGLISAYGSHQFYWVLPTLYMHPQFDGCLVDPDLIKPKEALEETSLLDAHIDSFEDRSPKGRMLEGNRSERRNLRGLVAKRMETTTRSQSSSAIKDAANVDDSNLQPQENASDWPEALPDETNEKEISAATLSAHRETQNGLSEPAGSKLTGFEEESNTVPPVADSHSPSKKLPELVGERRDRSHTLHTKILTLPGVMAIALLVFFSVTAVSWLQRNQDNTSPAQRAGAPIPTRVDTALAENDLDQATVAIKSLIDEKRFSEVLAALQSASPTQQKDAVIAFLKGRSHWELVKQNSDDYSVEDAMRAWETALESESDWMEIVMALGFAQHAQGLNQSALDSWQRAVELAERQATAKGAYFSDKTFGEYALNAYAGIAIASLSLSEIETDATQKEYLLGQAKSAYRQVRGQAPADFDAKALSANWLWLEDTITDWENTKTALSQTAQIE
- a CDS encoding DUF4282 domain-containing protein, encoding MQTNKGFFEKLFDLSFSSFIAPQIVGVLYILGLLIGALFTLWSVFTAFMVAGFVEGVGMLVFGLIGLLIYAIFLRVSLESFVAIIRTAESTRVLAEDVLSKRGIEQENG
- the trpD gene encoding anthranilate phosphoribosyltransferase encodes the protein MVTTKHVEFNGSQLLQQLIEKRSLTQAQAEALMDSWLSETLSPILSSAILTAIQSKGVTGDELAGMARVLQGQSLGGMLVDPDLPTPRIDTCGTGGDGSSTFNISTAVTFVAAAAGIAVAKHGNRSASSKVGSADVLEALGVDLTAPSEKSKAALKEVGVTFLFARGWHPAMKAVAPLRGELKVRTVFNLLGPLVNPLRPTGQVIGVYHPAVIEPMATALKQLGTQQAMVLHGRETLDEAGLGKPTDVSIVSNGIVTQAVLNPEALGLTPAPLSDLKGGELEENTTILRNVLQGKGTQAQTDAVALNAALALKVGGLAEGDTFETACANGVSQAQEIIKSGAAWEKLEQLVAFLKS